The DNA region ATCGAACTGCATACGACCATGATCGACATCACGGAACGACGTCAGGCACAGGAACGTACGGCCGTACAGGAGAAACTCCTGCGCGAGACGAACGCTCTTGCCAAGGTCGGCGGATGGCAGCTCGACGTCGATACCGGCGCACTCTACTGGTCGGACGAGGTACGGCGCATCCATGACGTCACCGACGACTACGTACCCACGCTCGATGCAGCCATCGCCTTCTTCGGTGCGGAAGCACGGCCGGTCATCGGACAGGCCATGGAAGATGCGATGACGAAGGGCGGCAATCATGACCTGGAATTGCCGGTCGTGACGGCGAACGGCAGGAATATCTGGGTGCGTACCCTGCTCAAGACGGAGTACGGTGCGGGCGGGCGTCCGAAACGTCTGTTCGGAGCTTATCAGGACATCACCGAACGCAAGGAACAGGAACGACGCCTGGAATCTGCCATCGACCGGCTGACGAAGCACAACAAGCAACTGGAAGAATTCGGCGAGATCATGTCTCACAACCTGCGTGCACCGGTCAGCAACCTCGTGATGCTGCTGCACATGCTCGATCAGGTGCGGACGGAACTGGACCGGCGGGAACTGATCGCCAATCTCTCGTCGTCGGTCGACCAGCTCGTCCAGACGCTGGACGATGTCACGACCGCCGTACGCGTACGTACGGGTAATGCTATGCCGGCGGAACATGTATCGGTAGAGGCTGTCCTCGAGAGGATTACTGCGGAACTCGCCCAGGCCATCAATGCGAAAGGGGCCGTGCTCAGGTACAACCTTCTGGCATGCACGCACATCGACGTCTCGCCGGTCTATCTCGAGCATATCCTCTTCCATCTCCTGCAGAACGCTCTCGTCTACGCATCGCCCGACAGGACGCCGGTGATCGACATCGACACGCGTCTCGTTCAGGACCATGCGGTGATCAGAGTGACGGACAACGGCCTCGGTATCGACCTCGAACGGTACGGAGACAAGCTGTTCAGGCTCAGGACGACCTTCCATCGTCATCATCAGGGGCGTGGTGCGGGGCTCTTTCTCGTGAAGAACATCGTCGAATCCATCGGCGGTACCATCAACGTCTGGAGCGCGGTCGGCAATGGCTCGACATTCGAAGTACAACTCCCCGTGAAAGGGACTCACCGATGACCGTCAAGGCACCCCGGGTTTGTCTGGTCGACGACGACAGGATATTCCAGTTCACGTTGGAGAAGATGCTGCATCATATCCGTCCCGACGTTTCGGTGGTCGGTTTTTCCGATGGCGAGGGCGCCTTCACCTTCCTCAAGGAACATCAGGAGGAAGCGCAGCTCCTGCCGGACGTCCTTCTGCTCGATCTCAACATGCCCTACATGGACGGTTGGCAGTTCCTGGATGCCTTCCAGGAGTTCAGCTCGCACATGGCCAAGAAGATCAGCATCTACCTGGTGAGTTCCTCCATCGATCCCAGGGACGTGAATCGTGCCCGTCAGTACGACGTGGTACGTCAATACGTGCCGAAGCCGATCACGACGGACCAGTTGCGGACCCTGCTTACGTCGACGCAGCCGGTTTGATGGACAGGAGGACGGCACGTCGGTGTCCACGAAACCGTATATTTGCTCCGATGCAATGAACGCACCGTCCGGAACACTCATGTATACCGCACCATATCTGGTCATTCCGCAGATCAAGGATCTGCATCAGATCGACACGTACATCGCCAACGGTGGCTACGAGCAATACCGTAAGGCAGTACGTATGACGCCCGACGAGGTGATCAATGAAGTCAAGAAATCGGGTCTGCGCGGACGTGGTGGCGCATGTTTTCCGACGGGACTCAAGTGGTCCTTCATGCCGAAGGGGAACGACAAGCCGAAGTATCTCGCCATCAACGGCGACGAATCCGAGCCCGGATCCTTCAAGGACCGCCAGATCTTCGAATCCAATCCGCATCAGCTCATCGAAGGCATCATGATCGCCGGCTATGCCATGGGCATCAGCAAGGCCTTCATCTATATCCGTGGCGAGTATCATGCATGGGTACGCATGATGGAAGCGGCTGTCGAACAGGCCTATGCCAAGGGCTACATCGGCGAGCGTATGAAGTCGGCCTTCGGTGGAGACTACTCCATCGACATCGTGGTCCACAAGGGGGCCGGTGCCTACATCTGTGGCGAGGAAACCTCCCTCATGAATTCGCTGGAGGGCGATCGCGCCTATCCGCGGTTCAAGCCGCCCTTCCCCGCGAACAAGGGTCTATGGGGCATGCCCACGACCATCAACAACGTCGAAACCATCGCAACGGTCCCTGCCATCCTGGCTCTCGGACCCGAAGAATACGCCAGGATCGGTGCCCAGGGTCATGCCGGCACGATCCTCTATGGCGTGAGCGGCCACGTGAACAAGCCCGGCGTCTACGAACTGCCGACGGGAACGCTGCTCACCGACATCATCCACAACATCTGTGGTGGTGTTCCCGGGAACAAGAAGGTCAAGGCCGTCATCCCCGGTGGATCGTCCATGCCGCCGCTGCGCGGTGACGAGATCGACGGCATCCGTATGGACGAGGAATCGCTGAAGGTTCTCGGAACCCACATCGGAACGGCCGGCATCATGGTGATGGACGAGGACACGGACATCGTGGCGGTCACGCTGCGTATCGCCCGGTTCTATCACCACGAGTCGTGCGGTCAGTGCACGCCCTGCCGCGAAGGCTGCGGATGGATGGAGAAGGTACTCCATCGTCTGGACCACGGCGAAGCGACGTCCGCCGACATCGACCTGCTTCTGTCCGTCGCTTCGAATATCGAAGGCAATACGATCTGTGCTCTC from Candidatus Kapaibacterium thiocyanatum includes:
- a CDS encoding NADH oxidoreductase (quinone) subunit F; its protein translation is MNAPSGTLMYTAPYLVIPQIKDLHQIDTYIANGGYEQYRKAVRMTPDEVINEVKKSGLRGRGGACFPTGLKWSFMPKGNDKPKYLAINGDESEPGSFKDRQIFESNPHQLIEGIMIAGYAMGISKAFIYIRGEYHAWVRMMEAAVEQAYAKGYIGERMKSAFGGDYSIDIVVHKGAGAYICGEETSLMNSLEGDRAYPRFKPPFPANKGLWGMPTTINNVETIATVPAILALGPEEYARIGAQGHAGTILYGVSGHVNKPGVYELPTGTLLTDIIHNICGGVPGNKKVKAVIPGGSSMPPLRGDEIDGIRMDEESLKVLGTHIGTAGIMVMDEDTDIVAVTLRIARFYHHESCGQCTPCREGCGWMEKVLHRLDHGEATSADIDLLLSVASNIEGNTICALGDAAAWPVRGFILKFRDEFEARCKPNRSFISLNVVHGRRESAQTLVRTA